From a region of the Fischerella sp. JS2 genome:
- the bioD gene encoding dethiobiotin synthase codes for MNALLITGTDTEAGKTVLTTALAAYWQKYCSTHSLGIMKPVQSGVGDREWYQQLFSLEQSPEEITPLYFQAPLAPPIAAVKENRHVDLAVVWQAYTALCQRRDFVLVEALGGLGSPVTEELTVADLAGEWRLPTVLVVPVRLGAIAQAVANVALARQTRVQLVGIVLNCIQPRTDEEIANWTPADLIQSLTNTPVLGCLPYLENPADIDKLAQVASDLDLERLLVNPKSRHVLQRREPPQRNGSKI; via the coding sequence TTGAACGCACTACTAATTACTGGAACAGACACAGAAGCAGGCAAAACTGTTTTAACCACAGCATTAGCAGCCTATTGGCAAAAATATTGTTCGACCCATAGTTTGGGTATTATGAAACCCGTACAATCAGGAGTGGGCGATCGCGAATGGTATCAACAGCTATTTAGCTTGGAACAATCTCCAGAGGAAATCACTCCACTGTATTTTCAAGCACCTTTAGCCCCCCCAATTGCCGCAGTTAAAGAAAATCGCCACGTAGATTTAGCAGTAGTCTGGCAAGCTTACACAGCCTTGTGTCAGCGTCGAGATTTTGTTTTAGTAGAAGCTTTGGGTGGGTTGGGATCACCTGTAACAGAGGAATTGACAGTAGCAGATTTAGCAGGAGAATGGCGTTTACCTACGGTGTTAGTAGTACCAGTCAGATTAGGTGCGATCGCTCAAGCTGTAGCGAATGTAGCATTAGCAAGACAAACACGAGTCCAACTCGTAGGAATTGTTCTAAATTGCATCCAACCCCGCACAGATGAGGAAATCGCCAACTGGACACCAGCAGATTTAATTCAGTCTTTGACAAATACCCCTGTTTTAGGCTGTTTGCCTTATTTGGAAAACCCAGCAGATATAGACAAACTTGCACAAGTAGCTTCAGATTTAGATTTAGAGCGTTTGTTAGTCAATCCAAAATCACGCCACGTGCTACAACGGAGAGAACCTCCGCAACGCAATGGCTCCAAAATCTAA
- a CDS encoding helix-turn-helix transcriptional regulator — translation MSAIEQQNSVKLVCKTRVSIELSQVKFAAKLGVSLQSVNRWENGRTKPLAVALKQIEELLQPMGNHGKDLLVKYFGKLRNRDL, via the coding sequence ATGTCTGCAATAGAACAACAAAACTCAGTAAAGTTAGTTTGCAAGACAAGAGTAAGCATTGAACTCTCACAGGTTAAGTTTGCAGCTAAGCTAGGGGTTTCGTTACAGAGCGTCAATAGATGGGAAAATGGACGAACAAAACCTTTAGCAGTTGCGTTAAAACAGATAGAAGAGCTATTGCAGCCAATGGGCAATCACGGTAAGGATTTGCTCGTTAAATACTTTGGAAAACTAAGGAACAGAGACTTGTGA
- a CDS encoding ribose-phosphate pyrophosphokinase, whose translation MNAHRGSAVLSTATFKLPSTTTGIAENHRLRLFSGSANVPLSQEVARYLGMDLGPMIRKRFADGELYIQIQESIRGCDVYLIQPCCQPVNDHLMELLIMIDACRRASARQVTAVIPYYGYARADRKTAGRESITAKLVANLITQAGANRILAMDLHSAQIQGYFDIPLDHVYGSPVILDYLVSKELSDIVVVSPDVGGVARARAFAKKLNDAPLAIIDKRRQAHNVAEVLNVIGDVKGKTAVLVDDMIDTGGTITEGAKLLREEGARQVYACATHAVFSPPAIERLSSGLFEEVIVTNTIPIPEGDRFPQLQVLSVANLLGETIWRIHEDSSVSSMFR comes from the coding sequence ATGAATGCACATCGAGGATCTGCTGTGCTAAGTACCGCAACTTTCAAACTGCCATCAACTACAACAGGAATAGCTGAAAACCATCGCCTACGGCTGTTCTCTGGTTCTGCTAATGTACCCCTGTCTCAAGAAGTAGCTCGTTATTTGGGCATGGACTTGGGACCAATGATCCGTAAACGATTTGCGGATGGAGAGCTTTACATTCAAATTCAGGAATCGATTCGGGGCTGTGATGTTTATTTAATTCAACCCTGCTGTCAACCTGTAAACGATCATTTGATGGAATTACTCATAATGATCGATGCCTGTCGTCGAGCATCAGCCCGACAAGTCACAGCAGTAATTCCTTATTATGGCTATGCCCGTGCTGACAGAAAAACCGCAGGCAGAGAATCAATTACTGCCAAGCTAGTTGCTAACCTGATCACCCAAGCAGGTGCTAACCGCATTCTGGCAATGGATTTACATTCAGCCCAAATCCAGGGATATTTTGATATCCCCTTAGATCATGTTTACGGTTCACCAGTAATCCTGGATTATCTAGTTAGTAAAGAACTGTCTGACATTGTGGTAGTTTCCCCAGATGTTGGTGGTGTGGCAAGAGCAAGAGCATTTGCAAAAAAGCTGAATGATGCTCCCTTGGCCATTATTGATAAACGTCGTCAAGCTCACAACGTCGCTGAAGTGTTGAATGTCATCGGTGATGTCAAGGGTAAAACAGCAGTGCTAGTAGATGACATGATTGATACTGGCGGCACAATCACAGAAGGAGCCAAGCTACTCCGGGAAGAAGGAGCGCGTCAAGTATACGCCTGTGCTACCCATGCGGTGTTCTCCCCTCCTGCAATTGAACGGTTGTCAAGCGGTTTGTTTGAAGAGGTGATTGTCACCAACACAATTCCTATTCCCGAAGGCGATCGCTTCCCGCAATTACAGGTCTTGTCAGTGGCAAATCTCTTAGGAGAAACGATTTGGCGGATTCATGAAGATAGCTCAGTAAGTAGTATGTTCCGCTAG
- a CDS encoding protein kinase domain-containing protein, with product MQPPISAGTVLQNRYKIVQILGQGGFGRTYLAEDQRRFNEFCAIKELIPNTIDPVAWQKAQELFLREAAILYQIQHPQVPQFRERFEQDQRLFLVQDYVAGKTYRTLLDERKAVGGAFTEEEVLQLVRSLLPVLEHIHTRGIIHRDISPDNIILRDLDNKPVLIDFGVVKELATRLQAGNPTAPATYVGKLGYSPSEQMQTGQAYPSSDLYALAVTAIVLLTGKEPQELFDENLLSWNWQRWVTVSPHFAQVLNRMLSFRPGDRFPSATEVAQALDSPGQQTPLVPASIPVASKPGLSNVQTVPVGRRPEPASPSAPGTPSHTISEPSTRSFLDNPLAIGLITIAVVSITGFGSWALVRTLRGTPSSQPTEVPTQTFPSPVVPDNSTTSPTPTVTPTTNEPTIISRPLSLDASGTTQVEGTIPSNQTIRYTFRGKEGQTLTAVLAQERGVVLTVLGPNEEPVETSAQNTTFYQGTLPVSGKYAIDLTLPPGTSESNYNLNIQLENPPQPTPTETPTETPIETPTEIPTEIPTQTPTETPTQTPTDIPTTTPTDTPLIPIPDQNQNNQSTDDTSNQDVNPTDILPRR from the coding sequence ATGCAACCACCAATTTCAGCTGGTACTGTTCTGCAAAACCGTTATAAGATTGTTCAAATTCTTGGTCAGGGGGGATTCGGTAGAACCTATCTGGCTGAAGACCAGAGGCGCTTTAACGAATTTTGCGCCATCAAAGAATTAATTCCTAACACAATAGACCCTGTCGCTTGGCAGAAAGCACAAGAGCTTTTCCTGCGAGAAGCAGCAATTTTGTATCAAATACAACATCCACAAGTACCCCAGTTCCGGGAAAGATTTGAACAAGATCAGCGATTGTTTTTGGTGCAAGACTATGTAGCCGGGAAAACCTACCGTACTTTGCTGGATGAACGTAAGGCTGTCGGTGGTGCGTTCACGGAAGAAGAAGTATTGCAGTTGGTGCGCTCTTTATTACCTGTTTTAGAACATATTCACACTCGAGGCATTATTCACCGCGATATCTCACCAGACAATATTATTTTACGCGATCTTGACAATAAGCCAGTTTTAATTGACTTTGGGGTAGTAAAAGAACTAGCGACACGATTGCAAGCTGGTAATCCGACAGCACCAGCAACCTATGTTGGCAAATTGGGTTATTCGCCTAGTGAGCAAATGCAAACAGGACAAGCTTATCCCAGTAGTGACCTATATGCACTGGCAGTTACCGCAATCGTATTGCTAACTGGCAAAGAACCTCAGGAATTATTTGATGAAAATCTCCTGAGTTGGAATTGGCAACGTTGGGTAACAGTAAGTCCACACTTTGCCCAAGTTTTAAATCGGATGTTGAGTTTTAGACCAGGCGATCGCTTCCCAAGCGCAACAGAAGTAGCCCAAGCATTGGACTCTCCAGGACAACAAACACCCCTAGTTCCGGCTTCTATCCCAGTTGCATCCAAGCCTGGGTTATCCAATGTACAAACAGTCCCAGTTGGCCGTCGTCCTGAACCAGCATCACCATCTGCACCTGGTACACCAAGTCACACAATTTCAGAACCTAGCACTAGGTCATTTTTGGACAACCCGTTGGCAATTGGATTAATTACTATTGCGGTAGTGAGTATAACAGGATTTGGTTCTTGGGCGCTGGTACGTACTCTTCGTGGTACACCATCATCACAACCAACCGAAGTCCCAACACAAACTTTCCCTTCTCCAGTAGTTCCTGACAATTCTACAACTTCACCCACACCGACAGTTACACCCACCACCAACGAGCCGACAATTATAAGTAGACCCCTGAGTTTAGATGCATCTGGCACAACTCAAGTTGAGGGTACAATCCCAAGCAATCAAACTATCCGCTACACTTTCCGGGGTAAAGAAGGGCAAACTTTAACTGCGGTGCTGGCGCAAGAAAGAGGTGTTGTGTTAACAGTTTTAGGCCCAAATGAAGAACCAGTAGAAACTTCTGCTCAGAATACCACTTTCTACCAAGGCACTTTACCTGTTAGTGGAAAATATGCGATCGATTTAACTTTACCTCCAGGAACTTCCGAAAGCAACTATAACCTCAATATCCAATTAGAAAACCCACCTCAGCCGACACCTACTGAAACCCCCACAGAAACACCAATAGAAACACCCACCGAAATCCCGACAGAGATACCAACACAAACACCTACTGAAACCCCAACACAAACACCCACCGACATCCCAACAACGACACCCACCGATACTCCATTGATACCTATTCCCGATCAAAATCAAAATAATCAGTCTACTGATGACACATCTAACCAAGATGTCAATCCCACAGACATTTTGCCAAGAAGGTAA
- a CDS encoding chloride channel protein, protein MQPKQRQRLDQTQRWAFSQLFGLTRRNPFMISRWVLRWVLVGIVGGLFAALYWNILELLTHALQKLPGWGVLVIMPLAGLIVGLVIHFLGNPGEIGVIIDNIHFRSGRLDINKNPAMILASLVGISAGGSAGPEAPLVQVTGSFGTWVSDRFKLQGEDVRNMSLAGMAAGFTALFGAPLGGAMFALEILHHQYVVEYYQALMPAIVSSCASYLVFALITRLGIAPTWYLPQYTLESINDIWFAILFGMIGALAGWIFMGIFHGCDRLFARIPGPIYLRTALAGLGLGILAFSLPLTRYFGHDQLAVIVTSSFSGVLLVGLALGKMAAIGVTVTGGWPGGFIIPLFFIGACLGKAITVFVPGINPSLSMICVMAAINAAVTRTPISTTLLLSKLTNFAPLTPILFASLLGFFFAPKVPLITSQIKSGQNT, encoded by the coding sequence GTGCAACCAAAGCAGCGTCAAAGATTAGATCAAACTCAACGTTGGGCATTTTCGCAACTCTTCGGACTCACAAGGCGTAATCCTTTTATGATTTCCCGTTGGGTTTTGCGTTGGGTATTAGTGGGGATTGTAGGGGGCTTATTTGCTGCGTTGTATTGGAATATTTTAGAACTACTAACTCACGCACTACAAAAATTACCTGGTTGGGGTGTATTGGTAATCATGCCACTAGCCGGCTTGATTGTCGGTTTAGTGATTCACTTCCTTGGTAATCCCGGAGAAATCGGCGTTATTATCGATAACATTCATTTTCGCAGTGGACGTTTGGATATTAACAAAAATCCTGCAATGATTCTTGCTTCTTTAGTCGGAATCTCCGCAGGTGGTAGTGCTGGGCCTGAAGCACCATTAGTACAGGTAACAGGTTCGTTTGGCACTTGGGTGAGCGATCGCTTCAAACTTCAAGGTGAAGATGTGCGCAATATGAGTTTAGCGGGGATGGCAGCAGGTTTTACTGCTTTATTTGGCGCACCTCTTGGCGGCGCGATGTTTGCTTTAGAGATATTGCACCATCAGTATGTGGTGGAGTACTATCAAGCCCTGATGCCAGCCATTGTTTCTAGTTGTGCTAGCTACTTGGTGTTTGCGCTAATTACACGTTTAGGAATTGCACCGACTTGGTATTTACCTCAATACACTTTAGAAAGTATAAATGATATCTGGTTTGCGATCCTCTTTGGGATGATCGGGGCATTGGCAGGATGGATATTTATGGGGATTTTTCACGGATGCGATCGCTTATTTGCCCGTATTCCCGGTCCAATTTATCTTCGCACAGCCTTAGCAGGACTGGGACTAGGAATCTTAGCATTCTCATTGCCGCTAACTCGTTATTTTGGCCACGATCAGTTAGCAGTTATCGTTACTAGTAGCTTTTCTGGTGTTTTGCTGGTGGGTTTAGCCTTGGGTAAAATGGCAGCCATTGGCGTCACTGTCACAGGTGGATGGCCTGGTGGATTTATTATCCCCCTATTTTTTATTGGTGCTTGTCTTGGCAAAGCCATAACAGTTTTTGTTCCTGGAATTAATCCTTCTCTATCAATGATTTGTGTAATGGCTGCTATTAACGCCGCAGTTACGCGCACACCAATTAGCACAACCTTACTGCTGTCAAAACTCACTAATTTCGCTCCCTTAACACCAATTCTGTTTGCGAGTTTACTCGGTTTCTTTTTTGCTCCTAAAGTTCCTTTGATTACATCTCAAATCAAGTCTGGGCAAAATACTTAG
- a CDS encoding M20 family metallopeptidase, whose product MVSTFPDSTNIDLSRVRLSIRSLQPQLVEWRRRLHQKPELGFQEKLTAEFVSQKLQAWGIEHQTGIAETGIVAIIRGEKQPKASNPKSKVLAIRADMDALPILEQNEVPYRSQHDGIMHACGHDGHTAIALGTAYYLQQHRQDFAGTVKMIFQPAEEGPGGAKPMIDAGVLKNPDVDAIIGLHLWNNLPLGTLGVRAGALMAAVETFNCTIFGKGGHGAMPHQTVDSVVVAAQIVNALQTIVARNVNPIDSAVVTVGELHAGTKCNVIADTARMSGTVRYFNPALRGFFSQRIEQIIAGVCQSFGANYDFQQWELYPATINDAGIAELVRSVAEEVVETPVGIVPECQTMGGEDMSYFLQEVPGCYFFLGSANQEKNLAYPHHHPRFDFDETALVMGVEMFVRCVDRFLHQ is encoded by the coding sequence ATGGTTTCGACCTTTCCCGACTCCACCAATATTGACTTATCTCGTGTTCGCCTGTCAATTCGCTCATTGCAACCGCAATTAGTGGAGTGGCGACGCAGGTTACACCAAAAACCAGAACTCGGTTTTCAAGAAAAACTCACTGCTGAATTTGTCTCCCAGAAGTTGCAAGCATGGGGAATTGAGCATCAAACTGGTATTGCTGAGACTGGTATAGTTGCGATTATCCGGGGTGAAAAACAACCAAAAGCATCCAATCCAAAATCGAAAGTCTTAGCAATTCGGGCGGATATGGATGCTTTACCAATACTCGAACAGAACGAAGTACCCTACCGTTCTCAGCATGATGGGATCATGCACGCTTGTGGACACGATGGACATACTGCGATCGCTCTTGGTACAGCTTATTATCTTCAGCAGCATCGTCAAGACTTTGCTGGGACTGTGAAAATGATCTTCCAGCCAGCAGAAGAAGGGCCAGGAGGGGCAAAACCAATGATTGATGCTGGGGTGTTGAAAAATCCTGATGTCGATGCCATTATCGGTTTGCACCTGTGGAATAATTTGCCTTTGGGAACCCTGGGTGTACGTGCAGGTGCTTTAATGGCGGCTGTAGAAACCTTTAATTGCACCATTTTTGGTAAAGGCGGACACGGCGCTATGCCCCATCAAACTGTAGACTCAGTAGTAGTTGCAGCCCAAATCGTCAATGCTCTACAAACAATAGTGGCTCGTAACGTCAATCCGATTGATTCAGCAGTGGTGACAGTCGGTGAACTTCATGCTGGTACAAAGTGCAATGTGATTGCAGATACAGCGAGGATGAGTGGCACTGTTAGGTATTTTAATCCAGCATTGCGCGGCTTTTTCTCGCAAAGAATCGAGCAAATTATTGCCGGAGTTTGCCAAAGTTTTGGTGCTAATTATGACTTCCAGCAATGGGAACTTTACCCAGCTACAATTAATGATGCAGGGATAGCGGAATTAGTGCGATCGGTTGCAGAGGAAGTCGTAGAAACGCCCGTGGGTATCGTACCAGAATGTCAAACAATGGGCGGTGAGGATATGTCCTACTTTTTGCAGGAAGTTCCCGGTTGTTATTTCTTCTTAGGTTCTGCTAATCAAGAGAAGAATTTAGCCTATCCTCATCATCATCCCCGTTTTGATTTTGATGAAACAGCGTTGGTGATGGGTGTAGAAATGTTTGTGCGTTGTGTGGATAGATTTTTGCATCAATGA
- the blaOXA gene encoding class D beta-lactamase, producing MLFHMWRSRSVFVTVIGCFVLLLTISFGFRVLAQNHFTSPEHLNTVTAQAPNLGRHFQELGLEGSILIYDLNKNRTYEHNPQRNATAMLPGSTFKIFNAMVALETGVIPDDVTVFTWDGIKRPIEAWNHDTNLRQAFKDSTVWFYQVLARRAGHQRMQKFIDQVGYGNRQIGTAEDIDRFWLQGPLEISPKAQIQFLQRLYRNNLPFSQRTMDLVKDIMVREQTPEYTLRGKTGWLNSTKPELGWFVGYLEQNKNVYFFATTIDMGKPSDAPLRIEITRRSLKDLGLL from the coding sequence ATGTTGTTTCATATGTGGCGATCGCGTTCTGTTTTTGTTACTGTGATTGGATGTTTTGTCTTACTGCTGACGATCAGTTTTGGTTTTCGTGTTCTCGCTCAAAATCATTTTACATCACCTGAACATCTAAATACGGTTACGGCTCAAGCACCAAATTTAGGAAGACACTTTCAGGAATTAGGGCTAGAAGGCTCAATCTTAATTTACGACTTGAACAAAAACCGCACTTATGAACACAATCCTCAGCGTAACGCTACAGCAATGCTTCCTGGTTCGACGTTCAAAATTTTCAATGCAATGGTGGCGTTAGAAACAGGTGTTATTCCGGATGATGTAACTGTTTTTACCTGGGATGGAATTAAACGTCCTATTGAGGCATGGAATCACGATACAAATTTACGTCAAGCCTTTAAAGATTCTACTGTCTGGTTTTATCAAGTGTTGGCACGTCGAGCCGGACATCAACGGATGCAAAAATTTATTGATCAAGTAGGCTATGGTAATCGTCAGATTGGTACTGCTGAAGATATTGATCGCTTCTGGTTGCAGGGGCCATTAGAAATTTCACCGAAAGCACAGATTCAATTTTTACAAAGATTATATCGAAACAATCTGCCCTTCTCGCAACGCACAATGGATCTAGTTAAAGACATTATGGTGCGCGAACAAACGCCAGAATATACATTGCGAGGTAAAACAGGATGGCTAAACAGTACTAAACCAGAATTAGGCTGGTTTGTAGGTTATCTAGAACAGAACAAAAATGTCTATTTTTTTGCAACGACAATAGACATGGGTAAACCTTCAGACGCACCTCTGCGGATTGAGATCACACGACGCAGCCTCAAGGATTTGGGCTTACTCTAG